CAAGGCCGGCGCAGTCTGGGAAGAAATGCTGGAAGCATGGGAAGCCAAGCTAAACGGCGACACCGAGGATCACGAACAGCGCCTCGTCGCGGCAAAGCATCTGGCGGGGATCAGGGGCTACCGTTACCTGCCATCCAGCAAGGTGTTGAAGCTGCCAGATGATGAATTCTATGCCCGCGTGCGCGCCGTGGTGCGCAAGGATGGCACGATAGACGACCGGGAGGCCGACGCGCTTCTGGGCGCGGTGCCCAAGCCCAAGTTGACGCTATCGGAATCTCTCAAAGAATTCTGGAAGCTGGCCGATGATCGCACCGTTGGGAAAAGCGAAGACCAGATCCGGCGCTGGCGCAACCCAAGGATCAAGGCGATCAAGAACCTGATCGACGTGATTGGCGATGTCGAGATCCAGAACCTCACTGCCGATGACATGCTGGATTTCCGCGAATGGTGGATGGATCGCATAAGGAATGAAGGGCTGACCGCAAATAGCGCGAACAAGGACATCATTCACATCGCCAATGTGCTGCGCACCGTGAACAAGATGAAGCGGCTGGGGCTTGATCTTCCGCTATCCGATCTGTCGATCAAGGAATGCGAGAAGAAAACCCGCCCGGCCTTCTCGGTGGATTGGATCAAGGACAAGCTATTGGCGCCCGGCGCGCTCGACGGGCTGAACGCAGAGGCCCGTGCGATCCTTTTAGGCATGGTGAATACGGGCTACCGGCCCAGCGAAGGCGCTTCGCTTACGGCGGCCCAGATCAGGCTGGACCATGCCGTGCCTCACATCAGCATCGAGCCTGTTGGCCGTCAGCTCAAGAGCCAATATGCGCGCCGGAAGATCCCGCTTCTCGGCGTCAGCCTTGAGGCGTTCAAGCAATTCCCTGACGGGTTTCCCCGCTACCGGGATAGCGCGGCACTTTCGGCTACGGTGAACAAATACCTGCGCGCTCATGGCCTCTTGGAAAGTCCAGATCACAGCATGTATTCGCTAAGGCATTCATGGGAGGACCGAATGCTGTCGGCGGGTATTGATGATAGAATAAGACGAGATTGCCTTGGCCATAGGTTGTCTCGAGAGCGCTATGGCCAGGGAGCTACGCTTGAAATGTTGCGTGACCAGTTTACTCCGATAACCTTGTGCCTACGTTAAATTTTAAGGCCGCTAAAACACAACAAAGATCTCTGTTGTTTTGTTGGGCGACGACGAGTGCTGAAAGCGGCATCAATTGATGGTATCTAAGGGTGGACCTGTCGCGTATTTGTGCCGCTCCAGGTTCTCGTTTAAGCCACCTTCCGTTCAAAAGCGACCGGGCTTTTCCAGCCCAATGCTGAATGTCGGCGTCGAGGGTTATAGAAGCCGTTGATGTATTGAAAGATGGCGGTTTCGGCCTGTCGACGCGTTTCCCAAGTGCGCCGCCAGATCAGTTCGGCCTTGATGGTCTTGAAGAAGGTTTCGACTGCGGCGTTGTCGTAGCAATTCCCTTTCCCACTCATCGACACCTTGAACCCGTGTTCGCGCAGGATCTTCTGGTAGTGAGCCATTGAAGGCGCCATTGGTTCGAGCCCAATGGCGAACGCGAACAGTATTGGCTGCCCCTGTCTGTGTGATGAATGCAGCCTTTGGGTGGCGCTCGGAAGGCGATGGCCATTTTCAGGGCCCGGATCGCCAGGTCACGCTTCATGCGATTGCTGACTGCCCAACCAATGACACGCCGGGAATGCAGATCGAGGATCACCGCCAGATACAGCCAACCCTCACGGGTCCAGATGTAGCTGATGTCGCCAGCCCATTTCGCTGCGCGGACCTACGGTTCTGGTTCGGCTGATCTGCTTTGAAGTCGCGATCCAGCAGGTTCGGGGCGATGTTGAACGTATGATCGCTGTCTGGACGTCGGGGAAACGATCCACTGGATCGTTTCCTGATCCTCCTTACCCTTGAACTTGCGCGTTCTTTCAACGGTAATCCCGTTTTCGCGCAGTGAGACAGGTTCTGAAAACGATCCGGGGGATCGTTTTCCTGTCGAACGCGACCGACGCGCCGGTGCCCGACATCGACACCGACCTCCTTCAGTTCTTCGGTCATTCGTGGGCGGCCATAGCTGCCCAGGCTCAGGCGCGACTGCTCCTTGATATGCGCCAGAACCACCATATCCATGCGCTGCCTGCGGCTGGCCGGACGGCTGCGGAACGCCCGCAATCCGCGGGGGCTGACATTCATCACCCGACACAGCCGATCGACCGGGAAAGCCCCGCGCTGTTCTTCAACGAACCTGAACCTCACGGCTTTTGGCTCGCGAAGAACTGGTCGCCATTGTTGCTCGAACCAATGGCGCAATCAATGACGACCTTTTTTTAATATATCCCTCTCCTCCTTGAGGATGCGGTTCTCGCGCCGAAGCCGTTCGTTCTCATTAGCAAGCTCGCGATCCTCAGACGAGACCACGTCCGTATCTCGATGCGCCGTCACCCACTTGTTCAGCGTCGATTTGCCAACGCCCAAATCATCCGCAACTTGCTGTCGCGAAAGCCCGCTTGTCAGTGCAATTCGCACCGCATCTTTACGAAATTCGTCCGTTCTTCCTGTGCCCATGAGTCATCTCCTTTGCTGCACATTACGCTATCAAAGGAGCGGCACCAAACCGCGACAGGTCCAACGTTTGATGATGACACTGTTGGCGCCGATGATCAGTAGGCGACGAAGGGAACGCTCGCCCATCTTCGTCGTTGCTCCGAGCCGCTGCTTGCCACCGGTCGAATGCTGCCGGGGCGTGAGCCCGAGCCATGCCGCAAAGTCTCGAGCCTTACGGAAAGTCTCGGGCGGCGGCGCAAGGGTCGCTATGGCCGTCGCGATCAGCGGGCCGATGCCGGGCACCGTCATCAGTCGCCGCGCCACGTCGTTCTCCTTGGCGCGACGGGCGATCTCGGCATCAAGCTTGGTGATCTCTTCCTCCAACTGCGTCAGCGTCGAGGCCAGAACCTTCAGGGTAGGGAGGGCATCAGCCGGTAGAGTGCATTCCGGATCTTTGACGAGTGCAATCAGCTTCGATGCATTCGCTGCCCCCTGCGGCACAATCTCCCCGAACTCGGCCAGATGACCGCGAAGCGAATTTATGGCCTGCGTCCTCTGCCGGATCAGAAGCTCGCGCACGCGAAACACCATGGCCGCGCCCTGGGTCTGTTCGCTCTTCACCGGAACAAAGCGCATCGTCGGCCGCAACGCCGCCTCGCAAATCGCTTCGGCATCGGCCGCATCATTCTTCTGCCGCTTCACGAAAGGCTTGACGTAGGCGGGTGGGATTAGCCGAACGTCATGGCCCAGCTTGCCAATCTCACGCCCCCAAAAATGAGCGCCGCCGGAGGCTTCCATCGCCACAACGCAGGCCGGGAGCTGTCCAAAAAACTCCAGCACCTGATCCCGTCTCAGCTTCTTGCGCAGAACTGCTCGCCCCGAGACGTCAGCGCCATGCGCCTGAAACACATTCTTCGCCAGATCGAGCCCGACCGTGATAATCTCCGACATGACCGTCCTCCTTTGTGGATCATCGCAGACCCACCTTGGCACAAAGACGCCGTCGGGTGGCGGTCACATCATCAGAGCCACTGTGCGGTTACATCGGCAAAGCCCAGACAAACCCAATAAATAAGGTAGTCGTTATCTTTGGACCATAGAACTTGGTTATTCTATGCACCTGTCGTTCCAGTTAAGTAGTGCCGAGAATGTTTGAGTTTTGGTCATTTTCTACTTTTCGGGTGGGGATGAGGCTGAAAGTGACGGTAAGAGAGCAGGAAAAAATGCGGCAAAGCATTGATAAAAAACGAGAAAAGAGAGCGAGCGAAGTGAACGTCACTGTCATGTTTCATGACAGAAGCTTCATTTTGGGCGCTTGCGACTGGTTTTTCGCGCGCGCGAGTGGCGCGGTGTCACTGTCAGCGTCCCTGACAGGCGTGTCTGCATGCTGTTTCCGCCCTGCATCATTTTCAGCATCACTGGCAGAAGTGGCCAACAGGCCTGAAAAGCGACGAAGTCGCACGATCTCGTCACTGTCACATTCCGAAAAGTTTTCCGCAGAGGCGCCCATGGCGCGCTCCGCTTTGGTCGTATTGGCGGCCACTCCACACAAGCGCAGCCCACAAGGTGCCGCATCCGCAACCACCATAATGACCGAGCAGCGCCGCTGCGCAGCGGCGTAAAGAAGGACGTAGACCATGGCAAAAGATATCGAGTTCACCGCAAAGATCGCAGCAGATCGCTCCAACCCTGCTCGGAAAGATGAAGCGCTCAAAAAGCTGATCGAGGCTTGGAACAGCAAGAACGCTCAGGCTGCTAAACGCGTCGGCACCTTCGGGTTCATGGCGGCGGCGCTGGCGGCTTGTGGTGGTGGTTCGGGCGGAAGCGTCGGCAACGGCGATGGTTCAGGTGATGGTGACGAGAGTGACGAAAATTCTAACAGTTTTGGCGTAACGCCCGTTGTTTCCGGCGCAACGACAGTTAGCGGTGCATTTGCGTTTTTTGATCGAGATGATGCAGAAATCACCTCGGTTACCGCTGATCCTGAGGATGTTGCAGGCAAGCTCCTGGAATATGTCGAGGAAAGCGCGCCTGTGGATGTTACCGGGCTCACCACGATTGATCTTGCCGGTGGAGTCACACTCGTTGTCACCATCGAAGACCTTGCGCAGATACAGGTTGCTGGGACAGGGAATGTGTGGGCGCTTGTGGGTACAGCTTCCTCCACTACGACAGATCATGGATCTTTCGCGCTCGACATCGATATCACCGGCAACCTCATCTTTGACATGGACGGCGACGAGCGCGCGGGTGTTGAGCAGAAGGTCGCGATAACTGGTACGATCGATTTGAACTTTGGTGACATCATCGTTAGCGACGGCACGGTCGATCTGACAGGTGCGACCCTCGCCCGTATCGGTAAAACCGTTGAGATCAACTCCACTCTGATCATCACCTATGACCAGTTCGTTAAAGCCTTGGAGGCTGAGACCTCCTTTGCCGGCGTGGGAGACCTTGTCGTAAGTATGGGGCCGACTGACGGTGATCTGCTGGAAGGTTATTTGGCGGTTTCGCATCTGCTTGGTCAAGTGCAGTTGCAAGATCCTGCTACCGGTCCGAAGTCGTTCATCTTGCAGGAATCTGGAGCTACCCAATCTATCGAAGTGTCGCCGCAAGACATCGAGCTGACCGTCAGCCGGTTTGTCGATCAGGCTATCGCGCTCTTCGAACAGCGGATCCAGGGTTTTGCGAGCAGCGGTGAATATACGAGCCTTGCTCTGATCCTTGATGACACGGACGCTCCTGGGAATACGAGCAATGAGCCGACCCAAAACTCGATTGCTGGTCTGAAGGCGGCGATTTCGTCGCTCAATGCGGGTGGAAATCCTGAACTGGATGCGCTCGAAAATGAGGTTGGTTCACCTGCTTCGGTTGATGGGCAAGGCAATGCGGTCGCAGCTTCGGGGCTTTATGCACTGATTGAGACTTCGATTGATAGCGCGATTGAAGCGCTTGAGGTTAGCCTGTCAGGCTATACGCGTGATGCGACGTCGGGCGATTTGATCATTGCTAGCGATGATTTTGCGACAATCAAGGATCTGAGCGAAGCAGTGAACAAGCTGCAAGATCTCGCGGGCCTTGATGAATTGGGTTCGGGGGCGAATGCTGTTGATTTTGTGACCCGTCTCACGGCTCTTGAAACAACGACGTCTCAGGCGGTTGAAACTTATGTGTCCGGCGCGATCTCGTCGTTTGAGGCACAGATTCAGGGTTTTGCGAGCAGCGGTGAATATACGAGCCTTGCTCTGATCCTTGATGACACGGACGCTCCTGGGAATACGAGCA
This genomic window from Roseibaca calidilacus contains:
- a CDS encoding tyrosine-type recombinase/integrase — protein: MKFVNRNGTLHFRKRVPRRFADIEPREYVWISLHTDLEDVAKRKAGAVWEEMLEAWEAKLNGDTEDHEQRLVAAKHLAGIRGYRYLPSSKVLKLPDDEFYARVRAVVRKDGTIDDREADALLGAVPKPKLTLSESLKEFWKLADDRTVGKSEDQIRRWRNPRIKAIKNLIDVIGDVEIQNLTADDMLDFREWWMDRIRNEGLTANSANKDIIHIANVLRTVNKMKRLGLDLPLSDLSIKECEKKTRPAFSVDWIKDKLLAPGALDGLNAEARAILLGMVNTGYRPSEGASLTAAQIRLDHAVPHISIEPVGRQLKSQYARRKIPLLGVSLEAFKQFPDGFPRYRDSAALSATVNKYLRAHGLLESPDHSMYSLRHSWEDRMLSAGIDDRIRRDCLGHRLSRERYGQGATLEMLRDQFTPITLCLR